From the genome of Candidatus Hydrogenedentota bacterium:
CAGACGCACCAGGCCTACATGCCCGTGCACCGCGCCACCATCGAGCGATTCGGCCGAAGGGACGAGCGCAGCACGCGCTGGACCCGCGCGGGCAACCATGTGGGCAACGGCCCGTACCTCCTGACCGAGTGGACGCCGAACTCGGTGATTCGCGTGCGCCGGAATCCCTGCTATTGGAACCGGGAGGCGGTCCGGCTCGACGGGATCGACTTCTACGCCATCGACAACCTCTGGACACAGGAGCGGGCGTTCCGCAGCGGGCAACTGGACATGACCGACGACGTGCCGCTGCACAAGGTGCGCCTGTATAGCGAGCGCGACCCGCACCGCATCGTGCTGCATCCGTACCTCGGCACGTACTACTACCGCATCAACGTGACCCGTCCGCCGTTCACCGACAAACGCGTGCGCCAGGCCTTCGCCATGGCGCTCGACCGCGAGGCGATCACGCGCAATGTCACGCGCGGCGGCGAAGTGCCCGCATCCTGCTATACGCCTCCGGACACCAGGGGCTACACGTGCCGCTACCAAGTGCCGTTCGACCCGGAACAGGCGCGCGCGCTGCTCGCCGAAGCGGGCTACCCCGACGGGCGAGGCCTGCCGCCCATCGACATCCTCTACAACACGAGCGAGGCGCACAAACTCATCGCGGAGGCGGTCCAGCAGATGTGGAAGGAGCACCTGCACGCGGACGCGCGCCTGCTCAACCAAGACTGGAAAGTCTACCTGGACTCGACCAACACGCTGAACTACTCGGTGGCGCGCTCCGGCTGGATCGGCGACGTGGTGGACCCCGTAAACTTCCTCGAGTGCTTCCTGAGCGATTGCGGCAACAACCGGACCGGTTATGCGTCAGCGGAATTCGACACGCTGATCCACGCGGCCTACGCGGAAGCGGACGCGCCGAAGCGGCTGGAACTGCTGCAAGAGGCCGAGGCCGTGCTGCTCGATGACGCGCCGTTGATCCCCATCTACTTCTATTCGCGGAAATACCTCAAGCGGCCCGAGGTCCTGGGAATTGAGCCCAACCTCCTCGGATACATCCGCTGGACCCAAGTGTCGCTGGCGGGGGAGCCTTCGTAAACATGACGCGCTTCCTCGCACACCGGCTGCTTGAATTGGTCCCGACGCTGTTGGCCGTCGCCACGATCACGTTCTTTCTCGTGCGGCTGGCGCCGGGCGGCCCGTTCGACGCGGAGCGCCAGGTGCAGCCGGAGGTGCTCGAACGGCTCAAGGACCATTACAACCTGAACGCGCCCATGTACCGTCAATACCTGGATTACATGGCCGGGCTGCTGCGCGGCGACCTCGGTGTCTCCTTCTCCAAACCCAGTTACACCGTATCCGAACTCATTCTGTTGCGTCTGCCCGTCTCGCTCGAACTCGGCGCGTACGCGCTGCTCGTCGCGCTAGGCATCGGCCTCGGCGCGGGGCTGCTCGCGTCGCTGAAACCCAATAGCTGGCTTGACCACGCGCCCATGTCGCTCGCCATGCTCGGCATTTGCCTGCCCAGTTTCGTGCTCGGCCCCCTGCTGCTGCTCGTGTTCTCCGAAACGTTGGCCTGGCTCCCCGTCATGGGATGGGAACATCCCGCGGACAAAATCCTGCCGTCGCTCACGCTGGGCGCCGTCTACGCGGCCTACATCGCGCGCCTGACGCGCGGCGGCATGCTCGAAGTGCTGTCGCAGGACTACATCCGCACGGCGCGCGCAAAGGGCCTGCGCGAGTCGCGAGTCGTGCTCAAACACGGCCTCCGCGGCGGCGTGCAGCCCGTGGTCGCGTTTCTCGGCCCGGCTACGGCGCGCCTGCTCACCGGCTCGTTCGTCGTTGAGACTATTTTCTGGATACCGGGGCTGGGCCGCGACTTCGTCGGGGCGGCTTTCAACCGTGACTACCCGCTGATCATGGGCACGGTGCTCATCTACGCCGTGTTTGTCCTGCTCTTGAATCTGGCGGCGGACATCCTGCAGGCGTGGCTCGATCCGCGCGTGCGGCGGGCCTGAGGGGAACATGCGCATGTTGCGGAACACGATACAGAACGGCGACGTCGAGCAGGGCACGTCGCTGTGGAAAGACGCCTGCTGGCGGCTGAAGAAGAACCGCCTCGCCGTGTTCGGCGCGTGCGTCAGCGCCGTGGTCCTTCTCGTCTCCGTCATAGGCCCGTGGTGCTCGCCGTACGACTACGACCAGCAGGACCGCGAACTCGGCGCCGTCGCGCCCTGCGCCGCGCACTGGCTCGGCACGGACCTGCTCGGCCGCGACCTGCTCACGCGCGTGCTGCACGGCGGCCGCGTGTCGCTCCTGGTCGGCATCGCGGCGACGGCCGTCTCCCTCGTGATTGGGGTGCTGTACGGCGCGATTGCGGGGTTTCTCGGCGGGCGCGCCGATGCGTTCATGATGCGCATCGTCGATGTGCTCTACGCGCTGCCGTTCACCATCACCGTGATCATTCTCATGGTCTATTTCGGGCGGAACTTCGTGCTCCTGTTCCTCGCCATCGGTGCGGTCGAATGGCTGACCATGGCCCGGATCGTGCGCGGACAGATTCTGTCGCTGAAAGAAAAGGAATTCATCGAGGCGGCGGTCGTCATGGGCCTGCGGCGGCGGCGCATCCTGCTGCGGCACCTGATCCCGAACGTGCTCGGCCCGGTCATCGTGTACACGACGCTCACGATCCCGAACGTCATGATCCTCGAGGCGTTCCTGAGCTTCCTGGGCCTGGGCGTGCAGCCACCCATGAGTTCCTGGGGACTCCTGATCAAGGAAGGCGTCGAAACGATGGAACCGTTCTGGTGGATGCTCGTGTTTCCCAGCGCCGCGCTGTCCGCGACGCTGTTCGCCCTGAATTTCTTCGGAGACGGCCTGCGCGACGCCCTCGACCCGCGCATGTCCCGGGACTAACGCTATGAGGACTCATCATGGCTCATTGGGAACATCGTGACGAACCGGCATGGCGCGCGTGCCGTTTCGGCCAGCCCTATGCAAAGGGCTTGAGGCGCCTGCGCGAAGAAGTGCTGGCGAAAACCGACTTCGACCCGGCCGTACTGTGGCAGTGGGGCACGACGCAGGCCATGGCCGTGCTGCGGATGCTCCAGGCGGTGGAGCGCCGTTTCGGAAAGGCGGGCCAGGAGACCGCCGCAGAGGCGCTGCGCGAAGTGGGGTTGGATGTGGGCCGGCAAATCCTCCAGGACGCGGCGATCCCCGAAGACTTGCCACCCATCACGTTTATCAGCTTCTACACGACGATTATCAACCGTATCGTTTACGCGAGTCTTGAAGCGCCGCGTGTCAAGAGCGACACGGAAGCCGATTTCGACATCCTCTGGTGCCCGCATCAGGATACCTACGGCGCGTTTGACTGCCGCGTGCAGCGGTATTTTGTCCAGGGCATGATCGACGCGGCCGAGGAGAAGTTTCCGGGCCTCGGATTCCAGGCCCGGTTCGACAGCACCATTCCAGCTGGCGCGCCCGCGTGCCATTTCACGGTCTGGCGCGGCAACGCGGACGCCGCGCGCGAATGGGCCGCATACACGCGCAAACTGGACACGAAAGCGCTGGAAATGGCACAAGATGAAGGTCACCGCGGGGGGAACAGGGCAAGGGAGTAAGCGGAAAACGGGAGCGTGGGCGGGACGCCCATGCCACGGAAGAAATGGCGTTACTGACCGTCGATAACCTGCGAACCTATTTCCACACGCGCGAGGGCGTCGTGCGCGCGGTGGACGGCGTCTCCTTTGAGGTCGCGCCGGGCGAGACCGTCGGCATCGTGGGTGAATCGGGCTGCGGCAAGTCCGTCCTTAATTACTCCCTGCTCGGGCTGATCCCCACCCCGCCCGGGCGCATCGAGACTGGCAGCGCCCGCTTCGACGGCATCGACCTGGTCGCCTGCGGCGCGGCATCCCTGCGCGCGGTGCGCGGGAAGCGCGTCTCCATGATTTTCCAGGATCCCATGACGGGCTTGAACCCCTTCATGCGTATCGGGCATCAAATTGTTGAGCCGGTGCTGCTGCACGAACGCGCGTCCCGGCGCGACGCCCGCGCGCGGGCTGTAACCATGCTCGAAGCGGTGGGCATCCAGGACGCGCCCGACCGGATGCGCGCCTATCCCCACGAATTCTCCGGCGGCATGCGCCAGCGCGTCATGATCGCCATGGCCCTGATCACGCATCCGCAACTGCTCATCGCGGATGAACCCACCACCGCCCTCGACGTAACGGTCCAGGCCCAGATCCTCACGCTGATCAAGGACCTGCAGCGCAACATGGGCATGGCCATGATCCTCGTCACGCACGACATGGGCGTGATCGCGGGCAACTGCGACCGCGTCCTGGTCATGTACGCGGGGCGTATCGTCGAGTCGGGGTCTACGCGCGATATCTTCTATGACGCGCGGCATCCGTACACACATGCGCTGCTCGCGTCCATGCCCGCGGTGCAGGCGCGGTCCCAAAGCCTCTACACCATACCCGGGTTGCCGCCGGACCTTACGCGCCCCATTGCGGGCTGTGCGTTCGCGCCGCGCTGCCGCCACGCCGTGCCCGCGTGCGGCGAAACGCCCTGCCCGTTGCAGGAGATTGCGCCGGGCCACGCCGCCGCCTGCGCGCGCGCGCAACGAGGCGAACTATGACTGCGCCGCTGCTGCAAATCGAGCGCCTGAAGGTCCATTTCCCCGTGCAGGCACGCCGGAGCGCGCGGCGTTTGTCCGATTCCGGGGCCCGGCCCGTGGTCAAAGCCGTCGACGATGTCTCCCTCGCGATACAGGAAGCCGAAGTGGTCGGCATTGTCGGCGAATCGGGGTGCGGCAAGACGACGCTCGCGAGGGCGGTCCTGAGGCTCGTGCCCGTTACGGAAGGCCGCGTCCTCTTCGAAGGCGACGACCTCGCCGCGGTACCGCCGCGTCGATTGCGCGTGCTGCGGCCCCGGCTGCAGATGGTCTTCCAGGACCCCTATGCCTCGCTGAACCCGCGCATGACGGTCTTCGACGCATTGGCGGAACCGCTGCGCGCGCACGGACTCGTCCCGCGCACGGATATCGCGGCCGAAGTGGCGGCGATCATGGAACGCGTCGGCCTTGCGCGGCGGTTTGTGCGCAAGTATCCGCACGAATTCTCCGGAGGGCAGCGCCAGCGTATCGCAATCGCGCGCGCGCTCGCGCTGCGGCCCCGGCTCATCTTCGCCGACGAACCGGTGTCGGCGCTCGACGTGTCCGTGCAGGCGCAGATTCTCAACCTGCTCCAGGGCCTGTGCCGCGAAGACCGCTTGACCATGGTCCTAATCTCGCACGACCTCGCCGTGGTCAAGTACCTGGCGCAGCGCATCGCCGTGATGTACCTGGGCCACATCGTCGAGTCGGGCGAGGCCGAGGCCGTGTTTCGCGAACCGGTCCATCCGTATACCCGCGCGCTCGTCAGCGCCATTCCCCACCCCGACCCGGACCGCGAGGCCGCGCGCCGGCGCGTGCTGCTGCCCGGCGAGCCGCCTTCGCCCTTGCACCCGCCCAAGGGATGCCCCTTTCACCCGCGCTGCCCCTATGCGGCGGAAGAGTGCAGCGCCGCGCGGCCCGGTCTGGAAGAGCGCCGCCCGGGCCGGCAGGCGGCCTGCTTTCGCTTGGACAGTATCGACGGCGGGCAACCGAGGCATGGGGACGCGTAGCGACACGCAGGGACAAGAGCGGAGCGCAACCTGAGTCGGGCTGTCGCGCAATATCGTCTTGATTGACTGGCTTTGCCATGGTAGTTAGAATGCGCTTCAAATGTTCTTGCAGCAGTACGCTGCGGCGGCTGTGCGCCGCGGCGTGAAATACGGGTGGCGCCCCGCCGCACATGATTACCCTCGAACAATGCCAACGCCGCCTGGGCCCGGGCGTGATGTTCGCCTGCGAGCATTTCCATGCGCCGTCGGGCGCGCACATGGCGCTCTGGGGGCCGAGCGGCTGCGGCAAGAGCACGATGCTCAACCTGATCAGCGGACTGCTGACACCGGACAGCGGGCGCATCCTTGTCGACGGCGTCGAAACCCACAACCTGGGCGACGCGGCCATGGACCATTTCCGGGGCGAGCGGTTCGGGTTTGTTTTCCAGACGTTTAATCTTCTCGCGCCATTCACCGCGCTGCAGAACGTGCTGCTCGCCATGCGCTTCAGCGACAACATCCCCGCGTCCGAGTGGAAGCCGCGCGCCCGTCAACTGCTCGCGCGCGTGGGCCTCGAGCACCGTCTCCACAGCAAACCAGACACCATGAGCGTGGGCGAACAGCAACGGGTCGCCATTGCGCGGGCGCTGGCCAACCGCCCGAAAATCATCGTCGCGGACGAGCCAACGGGCAGCCTCGACCCGAAGAACGCCGCCTCGGTCATGGACCTGCTGCTTGACGTCTGCGTCGAAACCAAGGTCACCTTCCTGCTGGTCACCCACGACCGGGAACTCGCGGACAGGCTGCCCCACCGTTTTGATTGCACGCCGCTCATCCGCGAGGAGGCCCGCCCATGAGTCTGTGGCACATGGCGTGGACCTATCTCTGGCACCGAAAGCTGACGACCATCCTCACCATGCTCTCGGTTGCGCTCGGCGTCGCCCTGATCACCGCCGTCCTGACGCTGCGCGACGAAACGCGCAAGCGTTTCGAGGAAGAAGGCCAGACCTTCGATATCGTCGTGGGCGCGAAAGGCAGTGCGCTGCAACTGGTCCTGTGCGCCGTCTATTTCATGGACCGCCCCCCCGGCAACATCGGGCTGGATGTGTACGAGGAACTGCGCAAAGAACCGCTCGTCCATGCCGCGTTCCCCATTGGCATCGGCGACAGTTACGAAGGCTACCCCATCGTCGGGACCACCAGCGCCTACTTGGAACACACCCGTCTCGACGTGCGCACGGAAGAACGGTCGCCCGTGCTCGCGTTCGCCCAGGGGCGCAACTTCGCCGCGCCAATGGAACTCGTGATCGGCGCACACGTGGCGCGCACTACGGGTCTCAAGCCCGGCGACC
Proteins encoded in this window:
- a CDS encoding peptide ABC transporter substrate-binding protein, encoding MRAIHVFFPALRYVPLLASAIGLITGLASCGRSPDAPHAVILHVGNAAEVQDLDPHMVSGITEHRTLCTLFEGLVNLNPSTLEPEPGVAAAWELAPDGLVYTFHLRPDARWSNGDPLTAEDFHYSWNRILSPNLAADYAYFLHCIKNAKPYNEGTLTDFGAVGVKVPDPHTLEVTLEHPTPYFLGMQTHQAYMPVHRATIERFGRRDERSTRWTRAGNHVGNGPYLLTEWTPNSVIRVRRNPCYWNREAVRLDGIDFYAIDNLWTQERAFRSGQLDMTDDVPLHKVRLYSERDPHRIVLHPYLGTYYYRINVTRPPFTDKRVRQAFAMALDREAITRNVTRGGEVPASCYTPPDTRGYTCRYQVPFDPEQARALLAEAGYPDGRGLPPIDILYNTSEAHKLIAEAVQQMWKEHLHADARLLNQDWKVYLDSTNTLNYSVARSGWIGDVVDPVNFLECFLSDCGNNRTGYASAEFDTLIHAAYAEADAPKRLELLQEAEAVLLDDAPLIPIYFYSRKYLKRPEVLGIEPNLLGYIRWTQVSLAGEPS
- a CDS encoding ABC transporter permease: MTRFLAHRLLELVPTLLAVATITFFLVRLAPGGPFDAERQVQPEVLERLKDHYNLNAPMYRQYLDYMAGLLRGDLGVSFSKPSYTVSELILLRLPVSLELGAYALLVALGIGLGAGLLASLKPNSWLDHAPMSLAMLGICLPSFVLGPLLLLVFSETLAWLPVMGWEHPADKILPSLTLGAVYAAYIARLTRGGMLEVLSQDYIRTARAKGLRESRVVLKHGLRGGVQPVVAFLGPATARLLTGSFVVETIFWIPGLGRDFVGAAFNRDYPLIMGTVLIYAVFVLLLNLAADILQAWLDPRVRRA
- a CDS encoding ABC transporter permease subunit, with amino-acid sequence MLRNTIQNGDVEQGTSLWKDACWRLKKNRLAVFGACVSAVVLLVSVIGPWCSPYDYDQQDRELGAVAPCAAHWLGTDLLGRDLLTRVLHGGRVSLLVGIAATAVSLVIGVLYGAIAGFLGGRADAFMMRIVDVLYALPFTITVIILMVYFGRNFVLLFLAIGAVEWLTMARIVRGQILSLKEKEFIEAAVVMGLRRRRILLRHLIPNVLGPVIVYTTLTIPNVMILEAFLSFLGLGVQPPMSSWGLLIKEGVETMEPFWWMLVFPSAALSATLFALNFFGDGLRDALDPRMSRD
- a CDS encoding ABC transporter ATP-binding protein yields the protein MALLTVDNLRTYFHTREGVVRAVDGVSFEVAPGETVGIVGESGCGKSVLNYSLLGLIPTPPGRIETGSARFDGIDLVACGAASLRAVRGKRVSMIFQDPMTGLNPFMRIGHQIVEPVLLHERASRRDARARAVTMLEAVGIQDAPDRMRAYPHEFSGGMRQRVMIAMALITHPQLLIADEPTTALDVTVQAQILTLIKDLQRNMGMAMILVTHDMGVIAGNCDRVLVMYAGRIVESGSTRDIFYDARHPYTHALLASMPAVQARSQSLYTIPGLPPDLTRPIAGCAFAPRCRHAVPACGETPCPLQEIAPGHAAACARAQRGEL
- a CDS encoding ATP-binding cassette domain-containing protein gives rise to the protein MTAPLLQIERLKVHFPVQARRSARRLSDSGARPVVKAVDDVSLAIQEAEVVGIVGESGCGKTTLARAVLRLVPVTEGRVLFEGDDLAAVPPRRLRVLRPRLQMVFQDPYASLNPRMTVFDALAEPLRAHGLVPRTDIAAEVAAIMERVGLARRFVRKYPHEFSGGQRQRIAIARALALRPRLIFADEPVSALDVSVQAQILNLLQGLCREDRLTMVLISHDLAVVKYLAQRIAVMYLGHIVESGEAEAVFREPVHPYTRALVSAIPHPDPDREAARRRVLLPGEPPSPLHPPKGCPFHPRCPYAAEECSAARPGLEERRPGRQAACFRLDSIDGGQPRHGDA
- a CDS encoding ABC transporter ATP-binding protein, translated to MITLEQCQRRLGPGVMFACEHFHAPSGAHMALWGPSGCGKSTMLNLISGLLTPDSGRILVDGVETHNLGDAAMDHFRGERFGFVFQTFNLLAPFTALQNVLLAMRFSDNIPASEWKPRARQLLARVGLEHRLHSKPDTMSVGEQQRVAIARALANRPKIIVADEPTGSLDPKNAASVMDLLLDVCVETKVTFLLVTHDRELADRLPHRFDCTPLIREEARP